A single genomic interval of SAR202 cluster bacterium harbors:
- the tsaB gene encoding tRNA (adenosine(37)-N6)-threonylcarbamoyltransferase complex dimerization subunit type 1 TsaB, with product MLLAIDTTNKNSGIALIDKNKTIVELIEWNTTYNHTPDLLPNIHKILTNSKCEFRDLHGISINIGPGQFSGLRVGLTTAKTISWSYNLPLVTSTSLEVEAYSHQNFDGIVCPVILLNKLQIAWSMYNFQLDTLPEIYETHIDTIDTFSDNIKLAIEQSTLYEQNFILCGDSISNFIKLEINNKYRFMNSTSSERIINLATIGLEKLNNNEIADTTIIEPFYLKPPSVTKPK from the coding sequence ATGTTATTAGCAATAGATACCACAAATAAAAATTCTGGAATAGCTTTAATCGACAAAAATAAAACAATTGTCGAATTAATAGAATGGAATACCACATATAACCATACCCCAGACTTATTACCTAATATCCATAAAATCTTAACTAACTCTAAATGTGAATTTAGAGATCTCCATGGTATATCCATTAATATCGGCCCTGGTCAATTTAGTGGATTGAGAGTTGGTCTAACTACTGCAAAAACGATTTCATGGTCATATAATCTCCCATTAGTTACATCAACGAGCCTTGAAGTCGAAGCTTATAGCCATCAAAATTTTGATGGTATCGTATGTCCAGTTATTTTACTTAATAAATTACAAATTGCATGGTCAATGTATAATTTTCAACTAGATACATTGCCTGAGATCTACGAAACACATATAGACACTATTGATACATTCTCTGACAATATCAAATTAGCAATCGAACAATCTACGTTATATGAGCAAAACTTTATCCTATGTGGAGATTCTATTTCCAATTTTATAAAATTGGAAATAAATAATAAATACAGATTTATGAATAGTACATCTAGCGAAAGAATAATTAATTTAGCAACAATAGGGTTAGAAAAATTAAATAATAATGAAATAGCTGATACAACAATTATAGAGCCATTTTATTTAAAACCCCCTAGTGTAACAAAACCCAAATAA
- the tsaE gene encoding tRNA (adenosine(37)-N6)-threonylcarbamoyltransferase complex ATPase subunit type 1 TsaE encodes MNSFTYISISEEQTQSLGQAIAQFAASDCLLLLKGDLGTGKTTLTQSIVKNIDSSIKVKSPTFVIAHEYRSDPLIYHVDLYRIEDEIDFYDIGILELIREDTLCIIEWPDKFVDMLPQAYIIIDIKIIDDASREFKFSSKGNFHNKVLTNIQSAVNAIK; translated from the coding sequence ATGAATAGCTTTACCTATATTTCTATATCTGAGGAACAAACACAATCACTAGGCCAAGCTATAGCTCAATTCGCAGCCAGTGATTGTTTATTATTATTAAAAGGAGACTTGGGTACTGGAAAAACCACGCTAACTCAGTCAATTGTCAAAAATATCGATTCTAGTATAAAGGTAAAAAGCCCAACTTTTGTAATAGCTCATGAATACCGATCAGATCCACTGATATACCACGTAGACCTTTATCGTATTGAAGACGAAATTGATTTTTATGACATAGGAATTTTAGAACTAATTAGAGAAGACACCCTATGTATTATAGAATGGCCTGATAAATTTGTAGACATGTTACCACAAGCATATATTATTATAGATATAAAAATCATAGATGATGCATCAAGAGAATTTAAATTTTCATCCAAAGGCAACTTTCACAACAAAGTTTTAACGAATATACAATCTGCAGTAAATGCAATCAAATAA
- a CDS encoding nucleoside-diphosphate kinase (catalyzes the formation of nucleoside triphosphate from ATP and nucleoside diphosphate), with translation MEKTLVLLKPDTLQRNLVGPIISRLEQRGLTIIGLKLLQMNNELASKHYSAHVDKPFFGPLVEFITSGPIIAIALQGKDSVNVVRNTMGSTNPVDANPGT, from the coding sequence ATGGAAAAAACATTAGTATTATTAAAACCAGACACTCTGCAAAGAAATCTTGTCGGCCCAATAATTTCTAGATTAGAACAAAGAGGATTAACAATAATCGGACTCAAACTACTACAAATGAATAACGAATTAGCTTCAAAACATTATTCTGCACACGTTGATAAACCATTTTTTGGACCATTGGTCGAATTTATAACATCAGGACCAATCATTGCAATTGCTTTACAAGGAAAAGATAGTGTAAATGTAGTAAGAAATACAATGGGATCAACAAACCCAGTTGATGCCAATCCAGGGACA